CCCTTCAGAGAGGGGTGAGGCAAGCGTCGAGATCACGGGAACGGTTGTTCACGGAGATATGGAGTGCTTCTCGTCGACCTGGCGGTTCGACGACGTTACCCGATACAGAGACTACGTCTCGCCCGAGACAGGCCTGGTGTTCAGTGCGATTTCGTACCCGAGCGAAGGGGGAGAGCCACTCCTCACGATCACCCTCGTGGAAGACCGATCTACGATCGAGTCGTCCGATTGACCCACCGTCCTGTAAGCACCACTCGTGAGTCGGTCACCGTCTTTCAATGCGGTGGTCAGTAAGCGCGAGGTAGGTTCCGAACCCCAATGGTGAGTCGGAACGGAAGCAAGCAGTAGCTCGAAACCTCATCATCGCTCCGCGATCGTACTCATGAAAAACGCCGAGAACAATGTCTGCAACCCGAGCACCACGGCCGTGAACGCGAGCATGTCCTGCATCACGAACGGGAGCTGTGTGAATCCACTGGCAGCCCACTCGCCCAGGAGATACAGCCCGTAGCCCGTTCCGGCGGTGACCAGCACCAGCCCGACGGTCGCGCCCTGGCTCAGTCGAAGATGCCGGCGGATCCACCCGGAGACGAGATCGTCTGCATCGTTCACCGGATCGGAGGCCACCGTCGCGAACACCCCGAGGGTGGTGATCTGATAGCCCACGATCGTCAACAAGCTCCCGAGGACCATCGAGTGCACGCCCAGTAACACCCCATTCACCCGGACATCGCCCGCGATCAACGCCATGATCGCGAGCCCGAGCCCGCCGAGCACGACCCCGGGCAGCGAGAACAGGTAGCCCGGTGCGTTCACCAGCATGAACCGGACGTGTCGCCACCCGTCCCGGAAGCTGCTCAGTGTGGCCTCGCCCTCGCGCTCGTGGTACGTGATGGGCTCTTCGGCGATCGTCAGCCCCGACGCGCCGGCCTCCATGATCATCTCGCTGGCGAACTCCATCCCGGTCGTCGAGCAGTCGAGTTCGTCGAGTGCCTCTCGACTGATCACGCGCATCCCGCTGTGGGCGTCGCTCACCCCGGCATCGTAAAAGGCGTTCAGAAAGCGCGTCAGCAGGGGGTTGCCGACGTACTGGTGGAGTGCGGGCATCGAGCCGTCCCTGATCTCGCCGTCCAACCGCGACCCCATCGCCATGTCCGCCTCACCGGATGCCACCAGCTCGAAGAGCTTCGGCAGCTCCTCGAAGTCATAGGTCGTGTCGGCGTCGCCGATCGCGACGTACTCCCCACGGGCGTGGGCGAAGGCGTACTGGTAGGCGTACCCGTAGCCCGGCTCGTCGGGCGTCACGACGATCGCGCCGTGTTCGGCGGCGATCTCCGGGGTCCGGTCGGTCGAGCTGTCGCTGACGATGATCTCGCCGGTCACCCCCAACTCGTCGAGCGCGGCCTTGATCCGGCCGATGCACTCCGCGACACCCCTCTCCTCGTCGAGGGTCGGCATCACGACGCTGAGTACCGGCTGTTCGTCGCTGTCCGCGCCGAGCAGATGCTTGCTCGCGTCCGTTGCCCTCGTCTCGAGTGTTTCGGTCGACCGGATCGTACTACCGCCCGGAACGGCTGTCCCCTGTTCGGTTTTCATCTCGACATCCTCCCCACCACTCAGTCTCCGCATGCCATTCTTTGAGGAGAACAACCGCGTGGCGCATCTTAGTGTTTTCGCTGAGGCAATCAACGGCGCTTTGAACGGTTCGGACGACTGTATTCAACTAAAACGGATCGCTTTCACTAATGAGCTGCTGTGAAATCGTATCTCGGCTGAATCACGCGCTGGCTCCATGTTGAGGTACTGGACCTCGACTAAAGTGTCTCACTGAACTCGTCGCACGTCCGTATCGGTAGTTAGCTCGCCCGGAGCGTGAACGATTCGAGTATCGTAGTCGCACATTCTTCGAACTCGACGCCGACGACGAGATCAGCGTGAACGGCAACGACGTCCTCGCGTTCGAGAACACGGTGGGCTGAGACATCAAGATGATGAGCTCGATCGCGGGCACTTCCTCGGGTGGGCTGTTCAACGTCCATCTCAGGGGCCACGTCGCCATCACTACGCATGGTAAGCCGTTGGTGATCCAGACGCCAGTCAGAACCGATCCCAATGCAACTGTTGCGTGGAGCGCCAACGTCTCTCCCAACGCGAAACACGACCTCAACATCAAGAGCTTCCTCGGGCGTTCGTCGGGCGAGACCTTCCAGCTCGAATTCGCCGGACAAGATGGATTCGTCATCGTCCAACCCTACGAGGAAGTCAACCCCGACCAGGGCGGAGAGAGCGGTGCCAGCGCCGGTACCGGCCAGGGAATCAGCGTCAACGATTTCCTCTGATCCTACTGCCGTTTTGGTGGTAAACTATCACCAGACGTGGGGACAAACGATCCTCAGTAGGAGAAATCAGTGGCAAGCAGTACAGAAGAAATCGATGGAGGACGAAGTTGCGATACGGTTACCGAAAGTGAGTTGGGGTAGAAGCATACTGCAACACACTGCAAGAGGAGTATCCCCTGCTCATCCTCAACGGTGGGAGACCAGTTGCACTCTCAGGATCAACTGGGACGACACTACTGAACTCGCCGCTCGGCGAGCGGATGTTCGCGCCTCGGTAGGGGATTGAACAGTCGAAACCGGTTTTCACGGGCCTCAGTGAGCGAGAAAACGGGAAAGTCGGAAACCAGGTACTTGTAATCACGAATCGAATATCGAACCCGACCGAAAGGATTCATGACTAATGACCTGCCTACCTGCGGGGAGTGACAGCGTGTGCCCGATATTTCGTACACGGACTAGATCGAGTATCCGTATGCACAACTCCGGTTCGTCCTCGACACCGAGGGCGGGACGCCTACGGCGTTCCTCGTGCAACTCGAATACCGCATCGAGGACGAGTGGGAACCAGTCGTTCGGTTCGACCACAACCCAGAAGGAACCTACGGTCACGACGTGACCGAGGAAGGGCTACACATGGACGTCTACCGCAACGGCGAGCAGGTCCGGGTGAAGCAGGATTTCCCGACCGTGCCTTTATCTGCCGCGCCGAGGTACTGTAAGACGTACATCGAGAACAACGCAGACCCGCTGCTCCGGAGGTTCGAAACATGGCACAATCTCGTGACGGATCGATAATCGACGACCACGAACTCGATGCGGCCTTCGACCGCGCTGATCTCCCCGAGGGGGAGGCACGCCTCGTGTACCACGAGGAGGGTGTGACGACCATCGTCCAGGGCGATGCCGACGAGGTCGAACGCCGGTTCAACGAGCGAATCGCCGACGAACTCGGGATGGCCGTCGAGGAACTGGACGATGTCGACGAGTACCCAATGCCCGACCCGCTCGACGACGAGCCTGTCTGAGTGCGACCGCATCTGGTCCAGTAATCGATCGAACTCGGACAACGACGAGGATGATCGAGCGGCTGCTTCGGTGATATCGCCGACGTTGGGGTATCGAGAGTGACTTCAAGAAGCAGAACCATTTCAGGGTGCGAACCACCACGACTGAGCGCGACTATCGACTTCAACTTCGCGTGCGTGCTCTACAACGTCTGGCGGCTCGTTGATCTGCTGGTGAAGCTCGCTATCGACGGCGAGAATCGGACGTATGCGCCGCGTGTGGATGCGAATCAGTTCCTAACCGTGGCGAAGCAGTACTACGGGCGTGATCCGCCTGACTGAGAGACGGCCATCTCCGTGACTGCCGAGTCGTGAGCGACAGCTCTATTGGACGCTCGTTTGGTTCATGTTTTAGGACGCTAATCCCGAAATTGCGACCCGATTCCGCCCGCGGCTCGTTTACTGCATCAAGAACCCGACTGCAACGAGCATCCATTCCGTGCATTCAGCACCGACCTAGCCGAATCTCCACGGGGAGTGTGGTCTTCACCGGCGTTGGGTTTCCGAACGATCCTCGTGAGGATCAGCGGTCGGCCAACTGGATCTGTCAGGGAGAGTGGGTTGTGGGTGAGCATTCCCAACCATCTCGGACTCCCCCGGTTGTGCGTGCTAGTTGCACACTCGTAATTCTTTTGGCGTGCAGCGATCGGGCTGACGCCCTGATCGCCGTCTCGAGTCCGGTCCTGAGAAGGCACTCTCCAGTGCCTTCCGCAACCGAACCCAGTAGGTGGCTCAACGGACGGCAGTCACTACTGCCGGGCAGTTGACCACCCCACGTTTCTATCGGAGTACCGACCGTCCATCTCTGGACGGTGATGGTCTCTCAGATCGGCTCCGATCACCACTGACGGTCCGAGGTGAATCCCAACACGGATTAGCTAGGTAGGATTCCGACCAGCGAGTAATCACCGGAATATCTCTACAGAAACAAGATTTATTCCGATCGAACGACTGGGCTCAGTCATGGACGATCCGCGCCCAGAGTTGAAAGGCGACGAGCGCGCGGAGACGCCGATTTTCGAGTCGTTAACGCCGCCTGACGAGCTCGTCCGGAGCGGCCGGACGCGCGATGATTTCTTCGATGCGGTCCTGGGGCTCGAAAGTCCAGCGACCATCGGTGAAGTCGCTGATCGGGCTGATCACGGGCGTGATGCCGCCAAGGAGTATCTGGAGTGGTTCGAACGGATGGGGATCGTGACCCAAGTCACCGAGTCACCGGCAACGTACGAACGCAACCGAGAATACTTGACCTGGCGACGGGTCCAGCAGCTCCGCAACCGCTACACGACCGACGAACTCCTTGAGTTCCTGAAGACGGCGACGGAGCGTGACCAGATGTACATGAGGGAGTTCGACGTCGAATCTCCGGATGGGGTACCGATCTCGGCGCACGCATCCGATACCGACCAATCGCTGGAGTCGGTGTGGGACGACGTGTCGATGTGGAAGACGACGCGCCGGCGGATCGCCCTGCTCGAACGGGCGTTGGTGAGCGATTCCGACGACTCCGCTGACCAACGCACCACAGCATGACCGATGGGCGTGACGGTGCTGATCAACCCGACGACACCGAGATCGTCAGCGGTGCGCCGGTCGACTTCGAGCGCCTCGCAGTCGTTGAAGAGGATTAGCTACCGACGACCGATTCGGGCGAATCGAGAAACAACCGGATTTTGCAGCGGATCGGCTGGTGTGTCGCTACAGTCCCGATTTCTATCCGGACACCGTTTCGGCTGCCCGCCTCGAAATCGTCTGGTTCGAAAACGGGGACTTCACGCTCCACTATCACGAAACTCATGACGAGGGCGTATTCGATCACCGCTGGGACCGACACCCTTCGGAGCACAACGCGCGCGACCACATCCACCCAGGACCAAATGCACCAACACCCGGCGACAATGTCGTGCATCCGGATGACTGGCGGGATACTCTCTCCATAGTTCTCTCAGAGATCGACGAGAGGCAACGCAGCTTTTGGCCACTTTAATTGAAGTTATCGGACAGCGATCATCGTGAATCCCAACACGAATCAGAGATGGTCCCTACTCAACCGTGTATGTGGCCCTGGGGGCATCTCGCATTCGGCTATCTCTCGTACTCGGTGTGTGCCCGTCTGTTCTCGATCGAACCGTTCGACGCCACGACGGTCGGGCTCGTCGTGCTCGGTACCCAACTACCGGATCTCATCGATAAACCGCTCGCCTGGACGTTCGCCGTGCTCCCCAGCGGTCGCTCCCTTGCTCACTCGGTGTTCGCCCTCTGTGGTTTCAGTGGGCTCGTTTGGTGGTACTACCGCCGGGAGGGCCACCCCCAACGGGCGATCGCGTTCGTCGTCGGCTACGCCTCCCATCTCGCCGGGGATGGCTACATAGCTCTGCTGTCGGGGCGCTATGCGTATCTCTCCTATCTCGGCTGGCCGCTGCTTCCCCCACCGCCGTTCGGCGAGGAGGGGACTTTCCTGAGCCATTTCAGCTCGCTCCGGTTGACGCCGACCGTCATGAGCGGCGTCGTGGTGTTTGCGGTCGCGTACGTCGTCTGGATCGAGGACGGCGCACCCGGACGACGGGAAATCCGTCGCTTCCTGGAACGGCTGCTCGTCGCTCGTTGACAGAAAACAACGATCGTTCACGAATTCAGCAGTGTACCCGATGATCGTTGTCCAAGTAGGACAGCGAACAACATCTGGCAGGAACTGTCGAGCGGATTCGGGAGTTCGTACAAGTATTCGGGAGGCCACGATTCGGGTGATCACCGACCCTCTCCAAACCGATTTGGTGTTCCAGCAAGTCCAAGAGTCGGACTCTCTCGGATGGAGAGACATGCTACTTTGACTGGCCGCTATGGAGGGTACGACATCACTTCGAGACCGCGGTCGTCGAACCGGTAGCGGTGACGAGAGTAGCTCGTGCGACGAGAAGTCTGACGATTCCAGTCCGGAGATCGTCACGCTGAGCAGCATGTTTTTGCCCGACCGATTCGAAGAAACGGTATGAACGCCGCCGGAGATGGCTCCATGGGCAGGGCACGCCCTCGACGCGAGGACGCCGCACTGCTCACCGGCGACGCCGTGTTCACGGCCGATCTGAACCCATCCCAGTGTGCGTCGCTCGCCTTCGTCCGCAGTCGGTACGGCCACGCACGGATCGACCACATCGAGGCGGCCGAGGCTGCGACCCGCGACGGCGTTCTCGGGGTGTTCACCTGGGACGACATCGCGGCGTCGGACGCGCCGGGCGTACTCTCTGTCGAGACCGCCCGGCCCGGGGTCGACGTACCTGGACACCCGATGCTCGCCCGCGATCGCGTGCGCTATCAGGGCCAGCCGGTCGCCGCGGTCGTGGCCGAGACGCCCGCCATCGCATCCGATGCCGCCGCGGCCGTCGAGATCGTCGACGAACGCCTCGAAACCACCGTCGATCCGATCGAAGCCACGACGGACGGAGCGCCGACGCTCTTCGAGGGAGCGCCCGACAACGTGGCCGCAGCCAGGGAGCTGGGCGACGCCGAGCGGACCGACCGGGCGTTCGCCGACGCCGCCACGACGATCGAGATCGACCTCGAGAACAACCGGCTCGTGCCGAACGCGATGGAGCCGCGGGCCGCCCTCGCACGATACGATCCCGCCGAGCGTCGACTTCGAGTCGAGATGACGAGCCAGACGCCACACGGCCACCGCAGCGATCTCGCGACCACCCTCGGGCTCCCCGAAGAGCGGATCCGGGTGATCTCGCCACACGTCGGCGGCGGCTTCGGGCACAAGGGCCACCACCATCCCGGCGAGGCGATGGCTGCGTGGGCCGCCCGCGAGCTCGAACGACCGATCGCGTGGACGGCCACGCGGACCGAAAACTACGCCGCCGGTGCCCACGGTCGTGACCACCGAACGCACGCCGAGTTGGCCCTCGACACGGACGGCAGCGTTCGCGGACTGCGTGCCGACACGTACGCGAACGTGGGTGGCTACGGCCTCGGGTCCGCACCGATCCTGCCGACCGGGTACGGTCGATTGCTGTCGAGCCAGTACCGGATCCCGGCGATTCACTGTCGCGTACGTAGCGTCTTCACCAACACCGCGCCGGTCCACTCCTACAGGGGCGCCGGGCGGCCGGAGGCGATCTACGTCACCGAGCGGCTCATGGACGTGGCCGCCCGCGAGCTCGGACTCGACCCGGTCGAACTGCGGCGCAGAAACCTCCTCCCGTCCGACGCGTTCCCCTACGAGACGCCGGTCGGCGCGGTCTACGACAGCGGCGACTACGGGCGGGCGTTCGACAAGGCGCTTGCGGCGGTGGACTACGACGACCACCGAGGCGGGGAAGCGAACCGCCGCGAGGACGGTCGGTACGTCGGGGTCGGGATCTCGTGTTACGTGGAATCGACGGGCTCCGGGTTCGAGAGCGGTGTCGTTCGCCTCGATCCGGACGGCGGCGTGACCGTCTCCGCGGGGACGCACTCCCACGGCCAGGGGCATCGGACGACGTACGCACAGATCGTCGCGGACGAGCTCGGCGTCGCCGCCGACGACATCGAGGTGATCGAGGGCGACACCGACCGGATCCCGGAGGGCACGGGCACGTTCGGGAGTCGAAGCACCATCGTCGGTGGCAACGCCGTCGCGGAGAGTGCCCGCTCGGTCGCGACGACGGCACGTCGGATCGCCGCCGACCGCCTCGAAGTCGCTGCCGACGACCTCGTGATCGCCGATGGGAACGTCCGCGTTTCCGGAGCCCCTTCCCGCAACGTTCCCCTCGCGGAGATCGTCGCGACGGCCCACGAGGACGGGGCGGATCAGTCCGACGTCGGGCTCGAAGAGACGACGGTCTACGACCTCGAACGGACGGCCTACACGTTCGGGACACACGCTGCGGTCGTCGCCGTCGATCCGTCGACCGGCGAGATCGAGGTCGAACGGTACGTCGCCGTGGACGACTGTGGCCCACGCATCAACCCACGGATCGTGGAGGGCCAGATCCACGGCGGTGTCGCCCAGGGCATCGGGCAGGCGTTGTACGAACGGACGACGTACGACGAGAACGGGAACTTGCTCACCGGCTCCCTGCAGGACTACGCCGTCCCCCAAGCGCTCGATCTCCCCGAAATCGAGACGGACCTGACCGTGACGCCGAGCCCGACGAACCGATTGGGTGTGAAGGGGATCGGCGAAGCGGGCACCATCGCCGCACCACCAGCAGTCGTGAACGCCGCCGTCGACGCGCTCTCGCCGGTCGGGATCCGGCATCTCGATATGCCACTCACGGCCGAGTCGGTGTGGCGTGCCATCGAGGAGAACTCCGGCTGAACGGGTTCGGCGCTCGACTCACGCCGCTCGACAACTCCCCTAACGGATGGAAAGCCGGATGATGCACCCCTCCAACCGAACTCCACCCGTTCGGCATGGAGGACTACGCCGCCTACTTCACCCAGACGGTGCTGACGAACGCGCTCGGCTACCGACAGCACCGGTTCGTCGACGGCGATGAGATGCTAACTATCGGCGAGTGAGCGATCCACGACCGACGTCGTGGGCTCGTCCGTGGACTGTCGATCTCGACGGGTCGACGCGCTCGCACTCATCGACGGTACGAGTGAACGATTAGGGTGAGAACGGTCGTAGCCGAAACGCAAACCATCGATCCCGTGAGTCGTTGCGCAGGAGCGCGACGTTGCCGATCGATCGGCCGAGTTCGGGCAAAGCTTGCGCCTCGCGGCGAGACCAACAGGCCTTTCCAGCAACTCTCCCGACGATCGGTATGGTCGCACAGACGATGGATCGAGTTCCGCGATAGCGACACAGTACGTTCCATGATCTCCTGTGGGGTCGGTGGTGAACGCTCGTGACCGACCTCCGAGCGTTCTCGAAGCGAGGCTTCGACGGCGTCGCGCTCAAACCCACCGAGATCGATCTCGACCGAGTGTGCGCCGCCGACGTCGAGAGAGCGATCGTCGACTACGAGGGAGGCGAGCACGTCCCCAGCACGTCACTGCTCGAGGAGTTCGCCCGGGAGACCACGGTCCGCCTCACGACGCCGGTCCGCGCCGACGGGTTCGATCCGCTCGGCGATGCGCCCCTCTCGAAGCGCCTGCCGGCCGGTGTCGGACGGGTACTCGTCGCCGGCAACCCGGCGTATCTGACCGACGACGAACGGCGACGGGCCATCGCGCCGCGGCTCGGCGCGGCCCGCACGGACGATCCCGAGGCCTGGATCGGCACGGAGGGCGTCGAGCGGCTCGCGCTGGCGGCCGGTGGCACCCAGTTCGAGCTCCTGTCGCCGTCGGCCACCGCCGAAGTACGGGCGCTCCGGGCGGCGGGCTTCGACGACGAGATCGCCGTCTACGCGCCGGTCGTCCTCTCCGACGACGAGGCGACGCTGCTCGACACGCTCGGGGCGTACGTCGCGCGTCGCGGCTCGGTCGCCGCCGCGCTCGAAAACGCCCGGACCGAAGAGACCAATCGAGCGGCCGTTGCCGACGGCGCGCCGACCGACGCCACGGCGACCGGCCGGTCTCGGGCGATACTCCTCGAAGCGATCGACGAGTTCGCGCTCGTTGGTCGGCCCGCGCGGGTCGGCGAGCGCATCGAGGAGCTTCGATCGGCCGGTGTCGATACGGTCATCGGCTACCCGGCGCGGGGGCCGGACGCGCTCGGTCGGTGATCGACCGATCACCGATCGTCGAGCGGTCCTCTCCACGCACAGCACGATAGCCGCTGGTGAGAACAGCGAAAGGGACACACGGCAAACCACCGATCGTCGACTACTCGGAACCATCCGTCGGAACACCGCGAACGACGCTCCGACCGGCAGTGATCTACCCGAGCTGCTCTGGAAGGCACGACGGAGCGTTCGGTTCTGGGCGATCGTGCGGTGAGTGAACGGACGAGCTATCGAGACGGCCGTCCGGGAGGACCGGGCTGGCGATCGTCGATGTCGGCCCAGACCAGTCGATGGTCGGACGCAGTCTCGACGGCGTCCC
This portion of the Halococcus agarilyticus genome encodes:
- a CDS encoding DUF7342 family protein; this translates as MDDPRPELKGDERAETPIFESLTPPDELVRSGRTRDDFFDAVLGLESPATIGEVADRADHGRDAAKEYLEWFERMGIVTQVTESPATYERNREYLTWRRVQQLRNRYTTDELLEFLKTATERDQMYMREFDVESPDGVPISAHASDTDQSLESVWDDVSMWKTTRRRIALLERALVSDSDDSADQRTTA
- a CDS encoding glycosyltransferase family 2 protein, whose amino-acid sequence is MKTEQGTAVPGGSTIRSTETLETRATDASKHLLGADSDEQPVLSVVMPTLDEERGVAECIGRIKAALDELGVTGEIIVSDSSTDRTPEIAAEHGAIVVTPDEPGYGYAYQYAFAHARGEYVAIGDADTTYDFEELPKLFELVASGEADMAMGSRLDGEIRDGSMPALHQYVGNPLLTRFLNAFYDAGVSDAHSGMRVISREALDELDCSTTGMEFASEMIMEAGASGLTIAEEPITYHEREGEATLSSFRDGWRHVRFMLVNAPGYLFSLPGVVLGGLGLAIMALIAGDVRVNGVLLGVHSMVLGSLLTIVGYQITTLGVFATVASDPVNDADDLVSGWIRRHLRLSQGATVGLVLVTAGTGYGLYLLGEWAASGFTQLPFVMQDMLAFTAVVLGLQTLFSAFFMSTIAER
- a CDS encoding DUF7718 family protein; its protein translation is MQLEYRIEDEWEPVVRFDHNPEGTYGHDVTEEGLHMDVYRNGEQVRVKQDFPTVPLSAAPRYCKTYIENNADPLLRRFETWHNLVTDR
- a CDS encoding metal-dependent hydrolase; this translates as MWPWGHLAFGYLSYSVCARLFSIEPFDATTVGLVVLGTQLPDLIDKPLAWTFAVLPSGRSLAHSVFALCGFSGLVWWYYRREGHPQRAIAFVVGYASHLAGDGYIALLSGRYAYLSYLGWPLLPPPPFGEEGTFLSHFSSLRLTPTVMSGVVVFAVAYVVWIEDGAPGRREIRRFLERLLVAR
- a CDS encoding xanthine dehydrogenase family protein molybdopterin-binding subunit, encoding MNAAGDGSMGRARPRREDAALLTGDAVFTADLNPSQCASLAFVRSRYGHARIDHIEAAEAATRDGVLGVFTWDDIAASDAPGVLSVETARPGVDVPGHPMLARDRVRYQGQPVAAVVAETPAIASDAAAAVEIVDERLETTVDPIEATTDGAPTLFEGAPDNVAAARELGDAERTDRAFADAATTIEIDLENNRLVPNAMEPRAALARYDPAERRLRVEMTSQTPHGHRSDLATTLGLPEERIRVISPHVGGGFGHKGHHHPGEAMAAWAARELERPIAWTATRTENYAAGAHGRDHRTHAELALDTDGSVRGLRADTYANVGGYGLGSAPILPTGYGRLLSSQYRIPAIHCRVRSVFTNTAPVHSYRGAGRPEAIYVTERLMDVAARELGLDPVELRRRNLLPSDAFPYETPVGAVYDSGDYGRAFDKALAAVDYDDHRGGEANRREDGRYVGVGISCYVESTGSGFESGVVRLDPDGGVTVSAGTHSHGQGHRTTYAQIVADELGVAADDIEVIEGDTDRIPEGTGTFGSRSTIVGGNAVAESARSVATTARRIAADRLEVAADDLVIADGNVRVSGAPSRNVPLAEIVATAHEDGADQSDVGLEETTVYDLERTAYTFGTHAAVVAVDPSTGEIEVERYVAVDDCGPRINPRIVEGQIHGGVAQGIGQALYERTTYDENGNLLTGSLQDYAVPQALDLPEIETDLTVTPSPTNRLGVKGIGEAGTIAAPPAVVNAAVDALSPVGIRHLDMPLTAESVWRAIEENSG
- a CDS encoding DUF7388 family protein produces the protein MTDLRAFSKRGFDGVALKPTEIDLDRVCAADVERAIVDYEGGEHVPSTSLLEEFARETTVRLTTPVRADGFDPLGDAPLSKRLPAGVGRVLVAGNPAYLTDDERRRAIAPRLGAARTDDPEAWIGTEGVERLALAAGGTQFELLSPSATAEVRALRAAGFDDEIAVYAPVVLSDDEATLLDTLGAYVARRGSVAAALENARTEETNRAAVADGAPTDATATGRSRAILLEAIDEFALVGRPARVGERIEELRSAGVDTVIGYPARGPDALGR